In Sceloporus undulatus isolate JIND9_A2432 ecotype Alabama unplaced genomic scaffold, SceUnd_v1.1 scaffold_17140, whole genome shotgun sequence, the genomic window GGAGGGGGCTGCGGACACACcgcttccttctccttcctcgaCGGCCCAGAAACTGGAGGCCAGAGGCAGGTGTCTTCCATTTGACTCTATTCTATAAACTGATGGCATGTACAgcgccatctctctctctctctcaaaacaacacacacacccctctctctctctctctcattagtATAATAGACATTCATATCCTATCCACTCATTCATTCTACAGGACGAACTACATCCTGCTCTCAGCGCCAGAACCAGCCAGGCCGAGTGGGGAGGGTGGCGGCGGTAGTcgcctccttcccttctccagcgGGGCCGGGCTCCTGGAGCCCTGGCAGGCAGAGCAGCCTGGAACCTCGGCCTCTGGCTGCTGGGAGGCAGCAGGAGAGGGGGTGAGGCCGCGAAGCTTCCCCGCCGAGGGTTCCAGGCGCCCGGCAGGACTCTCCGCCTTGGCCCCGGTGGCGGGGGCGCCTCCCTCAGGCTGCCCTTTGGGCCGAGACCCCAAGGAAGAGAGACGTGCGGTGGATTGCTGAGGCGAGATCCTCTGGGACTGGGCGGCGCCAACGGCCGGCGCAGCGGCGGagagggccttccttccttccttctgctgctgctccttggcTCCGCCCAGCGCCAGACCTTCCCAGCCGGCGgcgctccctctcctcctcctcctcctggtcagGAGGGGAGGCCGGGGACCGCTGGCCTTTGTATCCACTTCGGGCGGGAGCTGCCTGGAGCTGAGGGGGGCCAGGCCGGGGGGGTGCTCAAGCCCCCCCAACACCGACACCCCTCGGCTCCCCTCCAGCCCCAGGCAGCCTCCTCAGCCGCGGCGCTCCCCGAATCTCCTCCCCGGAGGGGGGAGCGCCGccttgccttgtcctcctccgGGGGGCTGCCCTCCCTTCGCTCCCCTGGAAGGGACGGCAGCTAGAGCCAGGGGCCACGGAACAAGAGGGAGCAGGCTCCTCCGAGGCTGCCGGAGGTCCTTGGCCGCTTGGCCTGCGCCCCAGGGGCAGTCGCGGGGGAGCGGAGGAGGCCCAGCCGGCCTGGGAGACAAACGTTCTGCCACTCGGCAACAATACCCGCGTGTCCCCCTCCTCTGGGGCCCCGTCCTCCCCCAGGCAACTGGGCGTTTTGGGGACGGTCGGACCAGACCTGTGGGTAGATTGTGGGGCCAGGCCGTTCCATCGGGACCGCCTCTGCTCCCCCTCGACTGCCCTTGGGCCCTGGCTGCAGCCGGACGCCAAGGACCTGCCCTTCGGTGGCCATGAGGGGCCTGCCTCCCTCCCGTCGCCCCACTCTGGGAGCACCGCGCCGGC contains:
- the LOC121918566 gene encoding bcl-2-binding component 3, isoforms 3/4-like, giving the protein MATEGQVLGVRLQPGPKGSRGGAEAVPMERPGPTIYPQVWSDRPQNAQLPGGGRGPRGGGHAGIVAEWQNVCLPGRLGLLRSPATAPGAQAKRPRTSGSLGGACSLFSRQLPPEVDTKASGPRPPLLTRRRRRRGSAAGWEGLALGGAKEQQQKEGRKALSAAAPAVGAAQSQRISPQQSTARLSSLGSRPKGQPEGGAPATGAKAESPAGRLEPSAGKLRGLTPSPAASQQPEAEVPGCSACQGSRSPAPLEKGRRRLPPPPSPLGLAGSGAESRM